In the genome of Pseudochaenichthys georgianus unplaced genomic scaffold, fPseGeo1.2 scaffold_992_arrow_ctg1, whole genome shotgun sequence, the window ACACAGCTACACACAGAGCCTCTAATGCCAGCCAATGAGAGGAGGGGTACACAGAGGGAGCCAATGAGAGAGCGGGGTTGAATGCTGGGAGCCAATGAGAAACAGGAATGTAAGGTGGCAGCCAATAAGAGACTGACTGGAGGATACACAGAGGCAGCCAATGGGAGAGCAGGGTTGAACGCTGGCAGCCAATGGGAGAGCAGGGCTCAGTTGAAGTTCTTCTTCAGGAAGTTGATAAGCCCGTTGGTGGAGGAGTCGTGCGTCGTCACGGCGACGGCGTCCTGCAGCTCCGGCTCGATCTGCTTCGCCAGCTGCTTCCCGAGCTCCACGCTGAACACAACGAGAGAAACAACGTCAACACAAATATCACCTTTTCCACGTCATCATCACATCTTCAGCAGCATTTAGACGACGTTCAGCAACTCCAGGAAACATGCGCCGTTTCTACCCAAAAGAAGAGGACCAAGAAATTCCATCAAAAACGTAAGTTGACCTAAAAGAAAGAAATATTGACCAAAACGTGTTTCTCTTCGTCTCATTCTGAGCAGTCAGTTTGGTTTCAGAGCATGGATTTAGAGATGGCGCTTTGTCTCCTCCTCACTTAGAGAACATTAGCTGGCCGTATTCTTTGTTTAAAAGTCATAAACTGTTTAGTTAGCGTTCACCCCGACCCCTCGGTTATTGCTGGCGGTGTCCCCAGGTCCTCTGAGTGGGACGTGACCCCCGACCCCTCGGTTATTGCTGGCGGTGTCCCCAGGTCCTCTGAGTGGGACGTGACCCCCGACCCCTCGGTTATTGCTGGCGGTGTCCCCAGGTCCTCTGAGTGGGACGTGACCCCCAGTTCAGCTGAACTCCGTTGACATAAAGCCCGGTATATCTCCACAGGGAGAGAGGTGCATGTGTTTTATATACATTATGTTAATCTGAGTCTCACCCCCACTGGTCGTAGCTGTTGATGTCCCAGATCACGCCCTGCACGAAGATCTTGTGCTCGTACATCGCTGGACAAAAGAGATCACAGCAGATTATAAAGTGCATGCATTCAAACGCTCACGAGTCATTACTAATGACCGATCTGCTCTTCAGAGGATCTGTAGGTTCAGATGAAGAATACTTCAGGTAGGGGTTCTGCTCAACATGACGACATGCATTATTGTTGTTATGACGATTCGTCCTCACCGATCAGCGCTCCCAGGATGAACGGGCTCAGCTTCTTGAAGACGATGGAGTTGCTCGGCTTGTTCCCCTCGAAAACCTTCAGAACAAAAAGAGAACATCTGAACGACCCTTCAGAACATCTGAACGACCCTTCAGAACATCTGAACGACCCTTCAGAACGACCCTTCAGAACGACCCTTCAGAACATCTGCACGACCCTTCAGAACGACCCTTCAGAACGACCCTTCAGAACGACCCTTCAGAACGACCCTTCAGAACGACCCTTCAGAACATCTGAACGACCCTTCAGAACGACCCTTCAGAACGACCCTTCAGAACATCTGAACGACCCTTCAGAACATCTGAACGACCCTTCAGAACATCTGCACGACCCTTCAGAACATCTGCACGACCCTTCAGAACATCTGCACGACCCTTCAGAACATCTGCACGACCCTTCAGAACATCTGCACGACCCTTCAGAACATCTGCACGACCCTTCAGAACATCTGAACGACCCTTCAGAACATCTGAATGACCCTTCAGAACATCTGAATGACCCTTCAGAAACTCATGGGGCTCCATAACCAAGAAGAAGGGATCTCTAAACAGTAACTAACTGTACACACAACCGACTGTACACACAACCGACTGTACACACAACCGACTGTACACACAACCGACTGTACACACAACCGACTGAAATGAAAAACACGATATTGCTATAGCTCCTATGAAGATGCTAAAAAACTGGTAAAACCAACAGTCCAGCCCTGAAGACATCTACAtgtcagttttgagatttcgttGAATGCCGTTGCCGTAGCGACAGATCCTTCACCATGAAACACGACGTTGTGAcaatgctccaaacggcccaaaacttcacatgtTTGATAACGATAGAGACTTCAAGACATCGAGGCCCATCATGGGGTTTCATCATAAGCTGTGAGCGCCGAACGCCCGCTGCCCACATTCatattatatatacatgtgGTTTCTCTAAACGATGACGACCCCGTCTCTGATattgattatatatatatatatatgagatATGTAATGACCTTGTGAGGCAGCAGCTTGCTCAGAgcctctcctttaactcccgCCTCCTGAAGCTCCTTCTGCGCCTCCTCCGTCGTCTTCCCCTTCATCAGAGCCTCCGTCTGAGCCAGGAAGTTAGCTGCTAGGATCTACAGACAGGAAATACAAACACACAGGAAGTTAGAGACAGGAAgtatagacagacacacaggaaGCTAGAGACAGGATCTACAGACaagagcctcatcccaatacccctcctcgactcctccgggacttgacccggaaatcgatcaagacacgccatgttgaaggacgtcccaatagctgaaatgcacacggaggagtcgaggagggaggagacacgagagcagactacgcggaagtgttttcactactcgtatcaaagccccgcccccaccttcacagctggtccATTTCAACAGAGGAACAGCGTCTCAGCGTCTCAGCGTCTcagctccgtgggaattatCATGTGAATTAATTTCTTCAGGTTATACTAACAACTTAAGTCGTGTTTAATGATCTTTAACGTCACTAAAACATAGCTATTAAGAAAGCTATTTCATAAATGGCTAGATCTTGATAAATAACTATTATTTTATAGTTCTGCGTTTAGATATTCAGCAGTTACATTATTTAAACTGTCCTGAATGGGTTTGTGGTGAATGTGGGGCTCTACAGGACACACGTGTTCAGAGTAAGGCTTCACATTACTATCATTAtatctttatttaaatgtagctaCATTTCACACCACAACGGAACACcaaagcaggaccaaccatcacacattgagttccttgactaacaagagaaagatttattcatttaaataaatattgaaccacaaatgggccggttctaaagGTTCTTCAGTCCAGCCCGATgaggggatacagctgtgcGCATGCTtcattaacagacgtcgttttagagtgacgtttgagtgaacTTTTTCAAGCATGCTACGTCATCGtagcttctgaagcaagacgctaggaagacatgtgctaccaagcaagcgtcctccacattgagaaacacccaggatCTACacacagggtgtttctcaatgtagaggacgcttccttggaaGCACATGTCTTCTGACTCAGGTCCTTCAGaagaggcaagaatccttcctagcctcggaaaacaaagaatggtggaacaggctaacaggtgtgcgtcatatgcgaggccccgccttaaatggagcgccggcctcggtagaatgccaagcatgctggacattggaacaggccttcggcggcactcgatgacgtagcatgcttgaaatagtggctctggagcagccttcctcgacattgagaaacaccctctgtAATGTCAATAGCGCTTATAGAATTTGAGTGACATGCAGAGGGGGCGTCACCTTGTGGTGCAGGTTGTCTCTGATTGGATGCTGAGACTGAGCAGGCATGAGGAAGTCAGCGGGAATCAGACGAGTTCCTGCAGGAGAGAGAGGAGttactagtgtgtgtgtgtgtgtgtgtgtgtgtgtgtgtgtgtgagtgtgaggttggtgtgtgtatgagtgtgtggtTGGTGTgagtgtatgagtgtgtgtggttggtGTGAGTGTGGGTGTATGAGTGTGTGGTTGGTGTGAGTGTGGGTGTATGAGTGTGTGGTTGGTGAGTGTgggtgtatgagtgtgtgtgtggtgggtgtgtgtggtgggtgtatgagtgtgtggtgggtgtatgagtgtgtggtgggtgtatgagtgtgtggtgggtgtatgagtgtgtgtggtgggcGTATGAGTGCGGTCGGGGCGTATGAGTGCGGTCGGGGCGTATGAGTGCGGTCGGTGCGTATGAGTGCGGTCGGTGCGTCAGTGTGCGGTCGGTGCGTCAGTGTGCGGTCGGTGCGTCAGTGTGCGGTCGGTGCGGCAGTGTGCGGTCGGTGCGGCAGTGTGCGGTCGGTGCGGCAGTGTGCGGTCGGTGCGGCAGTGTGCGGTCGGTGCGGCAGTGTGCGGTCGGTGCGGCAGTGTGCGGTCGGTGCGGCAGTGTGCGGTCGGTGCGGCAGTGTGCGGTCGGTGCGGCAGTGTGCGGTCGGTGCGGCAGTGTGCGGTCGGTGCGGCAGTGTGCGGTCGGTGCGGCAGTGTGCGGTCGGTGCGGCAGTGTGCGGTCGGTGCGGCAGTGTGCGGTCGGTGCGGCAGTGTGCGGTCGGTGCGGCAGTGTGCGGTCGGTGCGGCAGTGTGCGGTCGGTGCGGCAGTGTGCGGTCGGTGCGGCAGTGTGCGGTCGGTGCGGCAGTGTGCGGTCGGTGCGGCAGTGTGCGGTCGGTGCGGCAGTGTGCGGTCGGTGCGGCAGTGTGTACCTTGGTGAATCAGCTGGTAGAAGGCGTGCTGTCCGTTGGTCCCCGGCTCTCCCCACACGATGGGCCCGGTGTGGTAGTCGACACGGACGCCATCTTTGGTGATGTACTTCCCATTAGACTCCATGtcaccctacacacacacacacgttagacTCTGTGTAGCGGGTGTGTAGCGGGTGTGTAGCCGGTGTGTAGCCGGTGTGTAGCCGGTGTGTAGCCGGTGTGTAGCCGGTGTGTAGCCGGTGTGTAGCCGGTGTGTAGCCGGTGTGTAGCCGGTGTGTAGCCGGTGTGTAGCCGGTGTGTACCTGCTGGAAGTAGGCAGCGAAGCGGTGCATGTACTGGTCGTACGGCAGCATGGCGTGCGTCTCTGCCTTGAAGAAGTTGACGTACCAGACCCCGAGCAGAGCGAGCAGCACCGGGACGTTCTGCTGCAGCGGGGCGGACTGGAAGTGCtggtcctacacacacacacacacacacttctgtatcatatatttttgtcattttgata includes:
- the LOC117444905 gene encoding glucose-6-phosphate isomerase-like, giving the protein MDMLIALAKSRGVEEAREKMFSGEKINFTEGRAVLHVALRNRSNSPIHVDGQDVMPEVNRVLDKMKAFCHRVRSGEWKGFSGKSITDVVNIGIGGSDLGPLMVTEALKPYSEGGPKVWFVSNIDGTHMVKTLKELNAETTLFIIASKTFTTQETITNAESARDWFLKTANDKSAVAKHFVALSTNAVKVKDFGIDTANMFEFWDWVGGRYSLWSAIGLSIALHIGFENFEQLLSGAHWMDQHFQSAPLQQNVPVLLALLGVWYVNFFKAETHAMLPYDQYMHRFAAYFQQGDMESNGKYITKDGVRVDYHTGPIVWGEPGTNGQHAFYQLIHQGTRLIPADFLMPAQSQHPIRDNLHHKILAANFLAQTEALMKGKTTEEAQKELQEAGVKGEALSKLLPHKVFEGNKPSNSIVFKKLSPFILGALIAMYEHKIFVQGVIWDINSYDQWGVELGKQLAKQIEPELQDAVAVTTHDSSTNGLINFLKKNFN